The Tardibacter chloracetimidivorans region TCCGGCGAGCCGACTGGCAGCCTTATCTCGACTGGGCGGTGGAGTGCTTCCGGATCACAGCCTCGGGCGTGAAGCCGGAAACCCAGATCCACACCCATATGTGCTATTCCGAGTTCAACGACATCATCGCCGCGATCGGTGCGATGGATGCCGACGTCATCTCAATTGAGACCGCACGATCGAAGATGGAGCTGCTCGACGCGTTCGCGACCTACCGCTATCCCAACGAGATCGGGCCGGGCGTCTACGACATACACGCGCCGCGCATCCCCACAGTCGATGAGATGCAGCAGCTTCTCATCAAGGCCGGTGGGCGCCTGTCGTCCGGGCAGCTTTGGGTTAATCCCGATTGCGGCCTCAAGACGCGCAAATGGGAAGAGGTAAAGCCGGCGCTGATCAATATGATCGACGCCGCCAAGGGCGCGCGTGTCGCGCTTGGATAAGCCCGCAAGGCTGGGGTGCGGTTCGGCGTCGCACTCCGCTTTCCCCCAGCAACTGCCGTCCCAAGACCATATGTTCCTGCGCGGGATCGAAGCGCACGGGCGTCACGGCGTTTTCGAGGCAGAGCGGCGAGAAGGTCAGCGCTTCATCGTCGACGTCGACTGGTGGCTCTACCGCCCCGCCGCCACGGACGATATGCGCGATACGGTCTGCTATAAGGCGATCTTCGATATAGTTGTGGCGTTGATCGTCGGTGAGCCCTGGCGTCTCATCGAAACATTTGCTGCGAGGATTGCGACGAAGCTGCTGGAGAGCTTCCCGGCAATTGCAGCGCTCAACGTCACCGTCCACAAACCCGATGCCCCGATAGGCGGACGGTTTGCCGACGTGGGGGTGAGCCTGTTTCGGAGGCGATCCGATGCCTGACCGACGCGGCGGCTTCTAATAGACGAGCGCCGTCCGCTAGCCGAGTTGAATGAGGCCGGGTGCCGATCCGCGCGAGCCTATCGGCAAAGCCATAGGCCGAAATCGGGGTCCGCGCTGTGTCCGAAACCGCAGGCAAGCAAAAAGCCCCAGCGGTGAGGCTGGGGCTGTGCGCGAGGCTTGTTGGATTCAGTGCCGGGTGGCTGCGCCGCGCCCATTACGGCCATGCAATCGAGATGAGCCCTCAGGAGCCCAACTCAGCTGCCGCCCTCTCGAACCAGTTTGACCATTCGACAATCAAATGTTCACGATGATTAGCAAGAACATGTTCCGGCACCCCCTTCGGCAGGAGAATGCATAGCCTTGCTACCATGCCACCGTCGTAATCACGAAACTGATGCATCAACTGGCCGATTTCGCTGCCATCCTCGAGGCGGAGGCTGCCCAATACCCGTCGCGGAAATTCCGGATCCAGCGGGAGAGAGACAAGTTCCGTCCCCCCCCATTTAATGTCAAACTTGGTGAGGATGCCGCCCAACGCTTCAGTGACCGAAATTATGCCAAATCCCTCAGGATCCTCCGAGGGGGATACATTCCATTGAATCCGGTAATGTTCAGGATTGGCGGAAATTAGTTTCTCTTGCACGTTTAGCGCACTCTTGAACCAATCCCCGAACTGGGCGGCCGACATGCCTTTAACGCGGATTTCGACGGTTGCGGGCACCAACGCACCATTCGATACCGTTAACGCCTTGCGCCAGAATTCATTTCCCTCTTCCAGTTGCGTCCCCAGAAGTTCCAGAATTCCTTCCGGCCCAATAGCATTCTTGAGCAGCGCGAGCGCCCGGCGAGCTTGCTGAAGTTCGAGTTCGGAACAGCGGTCACCCAAACCAGCATACTCCTGCGTTACTATTTCGAAAACACTCGAGTTCATTGCTGCTCTCCCAATCTCGACAGCCCAGACTGCCCTTGATGTTGCTATTTACTAATGATCAAAGAGTCAATATCCAACGACTCTGATGCTCGCGCGGGCCTCCCTGCAGCCTGATTCTCGCCAGTGCATCGGTGGTGGTGGACTGGACCACGGCACTGATGCAATCTGTCTCTCGAGAATTGGCGGGTCAACAGCAGGATGCCTTCGAAGCAGAGTGCAAGCACCTGATCAAACGATCAATAAAGATGCTTGCTCCGTGGCCGGGAGGATGCGAGGCTCCATTGGTCGGCAGATCCGCGGTTGGCCCTTGCAGGGATATACCTTTGTTGAAACGCACCGGCATCAGCCAAAGCAGTTGCTTCATATGCCGCCGGGGTCATCGGGTGAATGCTACCGCCTCCTCGATCGGCAGCCGGGAAGTCCGGACAACGTTGGAAGGATGATCTGGATCCTCATATCCAAAGGATAATCCGAAGAGGACTCGCATGTCGTCCGGTATGTTCAGTTCCCGCTTCACAACGGCCGCATAGTGGCTCAGCGAACTTTGAGGACAAGAAGCCAGGCCGTGAGCGGTCAATGCCAGCATCAAAGATTGAGCAAACATGCCGACATCGGCGGCCTCCCGTACGCCGCACCAGTCCGGCATAGACAAGAATGCTACATGTGGCGCGCCAAAGAACCTGAAGTTTCCAAGAAATGATTCCTGGCGGGCAACCAGATCCTCTCGCTTCACCCCGGTCGCGGAAAAAAGTGCCTTTGCTGCATCTATTTGACGAGTCCGGTACTCCCCGGGCCGGACGACGGTGATGGGGTAGTCCGGGCTTTCCCCTGCGCCTGAAGCGGCCTCGTGTAAGAGGGCGTTACGCATTCGCTCTGCCGCTCCTCCGGATAGGACATCGACACGCCAGGGCTGGGCATTGACGTTTGACGGCGCCAGCTGCGCCAATTCGAAAACGCGCGTCAGAAGTGGTGCCGGGATCGGGCGAGCGAGAAAGCCGCGCACGGAGTGGCGCTGCCGTAAGAGGCGTTCAAGCGCGGCTCCATCCTCATTAACCCAGCTCTGAGATTCAGTGGTCTGCTGCATGTAGTTTGCTCCGAAATATGCCGAGGATGGGACTGGCTGCCCCGATCAAGAACATTGTCTATTTGGAGAAGAGCCGTCCCATTGCGTGCAACGGCGAAGCGGCAAAGATCTCGAAATCTGGTCAGCCACCATCAGCGACCCTTCCAGACCCCGGCACGCTTTTCAATGAAGGCCGCCATGCCTTCCCTTCGATCTTCGGTAGCAGCCAGAATCTGAAAAAGGCGACGTTCCGTGATGAGGGCGGTTGAAAGGTTGGTCTCAAAAGCCAGCTTGACCATCTCCTTGTTGATCATTGCGGCCATGGGCGGCATTGCCGCTATGGTAGCCGCTGTCGACAAGGCGTCAGCCAGGAGTTCGCTCTCCGGCACGACCCGCGCGACGAGGTTCGCGCTCTCGGCTTCCCTTGCATTCATCATCCTTCCGGTGAGGCACATCTCCATGGCCTTGGCCTTGCCGACGGCGCGAGTGAGTCGCTGAGACCCTCCCATGCTCGGCGCAACACCGAGCTTGATCTCGGGTTGTCCGAATTGGGCGGTATCGGCTGCGATAATGAAATCCGCCATCATCGCCAGCTCGCAGCCTCCGCCAAGCGCATAGCCCGCCACTGCCGCAATCCATGGCTTGCGCACAGCAGCAATATGGGCCTGCCAGTCCGAAAAGAAATCCTGCAGAAAGAGCTCGGACGCGGCCTTGGTGGCCACTTCCTTGATATCGGCTCCTGCGGCGAATGCCCTCGCGCTTCCGGTCAGAACGGCGCAGCGCTGGGAATCGTCCGCACTGTAGGCCGCAAATGCTGCGCTGAGGTCACGCAAGACTTGATCGTTCAGTGCGTTGAGCACATGCGGCCTGTTCAGCGTCAAAAGAGTGACGGGACCGCGTTGTTCGACAAGGAGCGTTTCAAAAAGCATTATATGAACTTTCGGCTAGCAGCGGGATCACGGTTGTTCTCGAGGAGGCAAAGTGATCGAGCGGTCTTTACCAATGAACCATGGGCAAACCTGCAACCGGTGAGCGGAAGGAAGGAATGGAGTCATTCCACAACCCGCCAAGATAGGCCGTTTTCAGGTCTTTTCCGCCAAAAGTAATCGAAGCGGTCCAGGTGCAGAGGGGGCCGCCCGTCGCCTTTATAACGTCAAAATCAACAACATTGCCGCTGGCGAAAGCATCCTCGAAACGCCTCGTCGCTTCGCGGTCGCCATCATCCGAGAGATTAAGCAGGTCTCCCTCGGGCGTTATCGCTACGAGGCGATCTGCGAACACCATTGTGGCCCACAGGTTGCCATATTCGTCAAACGCGATGCCATCGACCAGACCGTCACCCAGGGAAGAGGGCCCGTACACTTCGCGATTGGAAAGGGAGCCGTCCTCATGAACCCGAAGGCGCGACACGCGCTTGGCGGTGGTCTCCGCGACGTAAAGCCACTGCTCTTCTCGGTCCAGGCGGATTTCGTTCGTGAAATGGAACCCGTCAGCCACGATGCGAGGACCGCGATCATCAATGAGTATGATGTACCCGTCGGCCGTCTTCGAGTTGAGTGCGCTGTCCCACATCGGCGCGCGGGTCGACACCGTCACCCACAATCGGCCTTTGCGATCCCGCAATACGAAGTTCACCTTTCCGATGGGCATACCGTCGAGGGTATCCAGCAATACATCCGTCTTGCCCGCCCGCGTCATTACCTCAAGTCTGTCAGTTCCGAAGTTCGCGATCAGAATGTCCCCATTCTCCGCGAAGGCTAAACCGTTTGGCAATGTGCCGACCAAAAGGCTTTCCTTGGCGTTCTCTACAAGATCGAAACGTTTATCGGCAGTTTGAGTGACCAGCGCCTGACTTCCATCGGGCTTGATCCAGGTCACACCGCCACGTGCATCGGCGACCCACAGGCTGCCGTCGCGTTCCGCCAAAATACATTCCGGGCGTTGAAGCCCCTTGCCCACGCGCGTGACCGAGGCAGGATCAAGTTGCCATCCGACAAGGGGGTTTGATCCTTTCGCCTGACGAATTATCGTCAATCCTGTTCTCCGTACTTCTGTATGATTCTTTTGACAGTGGTGAAATCTTCGATCTTCCGAATAACTCAGAAGTTGACCTTATCGGCGCCCTTGCTTTGCAGCATCTCACGAGCTTCCGTAGGCGAGGCGATCTCGAGTCCGAGGGTCTCGACGATCGTCCTGATTTTACTCACCTGGTCCGCACTCTTGGTTGCCAGCGTTTTCGGACCAGAATAGAGGCTGTCTTCGAGACCCACTCGAACGCTGCCGCCCAGAATCGCGCTTAGCGTAATTATTGGAAGCTGGTGGCGTCCGGCGCCAATCGCCGAGAACAGACAGTCTTTCCCGAAGAGGCGGTCGGCTGTCGCCTTGAGGTACATGACGTGCTGCGGATCCGCGGCCAAAGCTCCCAAAATTCCGAAAATGCCCTGAATGAAGAACGGAGGCTTTATGAGTCCCTTATCTGCAAAGTAGGCCAGTGTATGGAGATGACTGATATCATACACCTCATATTCGAACCTTGTATCGTGTTCGTTAAGCAAGCTAATGGCATTTTCTATTTGAGTAAACGTATTTGATACGATGATGTTTTTAGTTGCCTCTAGATATGGCTGCTCCCAGTCGTACTTCCATTCAGTAACTTTACTTCCAGCGTGAGATATGTTGAAGTTGAATGATCCCATATTCATGGATACAACTTCTGGCCTATAATGAAGAGGCGCAGCAAGTCTGTCTTCCATCGACATTCCTAGAGCTCCGCCAGTTGTAATATTAATTATTGCATCTGTCTGCTGCTTTATCCTTGAAAGGAACTGACCAAATATTTCTGGGGAAGGGGTCGGTTTGCCGGTTTTTGGATCGCGAGCATGAAGATGTATCATTGCAGCACCGGCCTCCGCCGCGGCAACGGCATCGGCAACAATTTCGTCAGGCGTGATCGGCAAATAGGGTGACATGCTCGGCGTATGGACGGAGCCGGTAACTGCGCATGTGATTATGACTTTGCTCATACGGGATCCTTCGTGTTTTTCACGCGATTAATGGCGTTTTCGGGATTACGGGCGCTGCTGGTGCCGTCCATCGGACCAAGAAGGCACTCGGCTCTCTGGTCGACAAAGGACGGGTGGGATTGATCGCAGATCGGACAGCGAGAACCGTGCAGCATAGTGTCTGGTTGGCATTTCCATGTCTCCACGCGTCGCGAACTTCACTGGATTCTGATTGCGGCGGAGACTCATTGAATCTTGCCTTCCGAGCTTTCACTTCTAAGTTACCACTAGTGATCGAATAGTCAATACAGCAATTGCCAGGCACTGTCCTGCAGGTTGGATGGATGGTTGACGGGTGGGTGCCACAAGCCTGTGTTGAGGCAAAGAGAGGCAATAAAAACTCACGTTCGCGTCCGGTGAGGAACCGTTCAGTGGAAGCGACCGCTCCGAATCACAAGCGATAGAAACTGGAAGACGGGGAGAAATTATAGATGATCGCATGATCACTAAATGCCGCATGCTGGTTGATCGGCGGGTCTTCAAAGACGTCCTATGCGGATCGCCCCGTCGAGACGGAATTGCCTCGCCGTTGAGCGCGGGATTAGCGATGATCGCATCCACGGGGTGCGCATATTCCTCGGGGCGACCTGGCCGACCGGGGTGAGACACTTGGCACGCCAGGGAATCCAGCACCATCCGCCCCCGTAACAATCGAGATGACTCCCTTGATGTCCATCACGGTTGTTCTTTCTGAAAGGGCTCGACGGCGATCGCCATCGCTTCGCCGCCACCTATGCAAACCTCTGCTATCCTGCATTCAGTCCACGCCGTTAGGGGCGGCGACAAGCGCAACCGCTATCCGCGCGCCCGATGCGCCGATCGCGGTAGCGCCACCATTGACGTCTGGCTTTTCCCGCGGGATGTCGAGGCCACACTCGGCGATCGCAACCGTCCCCAAGCGGTCGCGGGACCTACGGCCCTTTCGGTTCGCGACCAAAGGCGCAAACACCCAGGCAGGACAAGATTATAGTGATCCTATGGTCAACAGAGGTCCACGCCATGTTTATCTGTCAGGTAGTTGGGGCGGAAACCGAATCGCAGCATTCGCGCATTGCTCCGGCATCGGCGGGCCGCGTCCAGTCTGGACTGCCCCCGGTGGCGGCTGAGGGTCGGCTCCACCTGCCACAAACAAGGCCCAAGTTTTATATTGACTCAATGATCATTAGGCGTAACCTCAACATCGAGGGGTTAGGAGCGACCATCGCAATAAGCCTCAACGGCAGAAACTTTCCAGGCGTGAGGAGAATCGAAATGCTGAGTAGGTTCCATGGAGTTGGCGTGTCGCTGGTTGCGTTGGCATTCGCGTCGGCTGCTGCTGCGCAAGAGGTTCGCCCGGGCGGTGGAGATACGCAGCTCTCCGCAGACGGGGATGCGTCATCTGCCGTCGGTGGCGGGGTGGAGGACATTGTCGTCACCGCGCAACGACGGAATGAGAACCTCCAGAAAGTTCCGATCGCCGTTCAGGCGTTTAGTGAGACTGAGCTGGAAGCGGCAGGGATCACCAGCACTGTCGACCTCGCCCGGATAACGCCGGGACTCACCTATGGCCGCGGTGTTGGCCTGGGTTCGCCCTTCTTGCGGGGAGTAGGCACGTCTGCGAATGGTCCTGGGACTGAAAACTCCGTCGCGGTCTACGTCGATGGTGTCTATTACGCGACCAAGGCTTCCGCGGTTACCGATCTTGAAAGTGTTGAACGAATTGAGGTGCTAAAGGGACCCCAGGGCACGCTTTTTGGTCGAAATGCATCCGGTGGCCTGATTCAGATAATCACGGCGGACCCTTCGGACGACCCCGAGCTTGCCTTGAAGGCAGGCTACGCCAATTACGATACTGTCACGCTCAGCGGCTACGGGAACTTGCCGTTAACAGATACTTTGGCTGCTAACCTGTCGGCGTCGTATTGGAACCAAGGTGAGGGTTGGGGGGAAAACATCGCTACCGGCAATGATGTAAACCTCACGGATAAATTCAATACCCGCGGCAAGATCAAGTGGGAGCCCTCCTCATCGACGCGAGTAACACTCGTGGGGGATTACGCCTACCTCGACACATCTGTGGGCCTGGCGCTACAGCCGCTTCCCGGTCTCAAGCCAGCTCTTGCGGGATTTTTCACAGGAGGAAAGTACGACGTCGATCTAGATACCGATGTCGGGATCACGTCGAGAAGCGGGGGCGTCAGTCTGAAGGTCGAGCACGAATTCTCTTTTGCTGATTTCCTCAGTATTTCGGCCTGGAGAGGAACCCACTACACCTTTGTGCTCGATAATGACTACACGGCCGTTCCTCGCCAGACGTCTATCGCTGATGCTCGTGAAGACCAGTATAGCCAGGAATTTCAGTTTTCCGGCGGAACGCCGTCAACCTTGCAGTGGACGGCGGGTGTATACCTGTTCTCCTATGACGGAAACCAGACGTTCACGAATCGGGGGATCGGATTTCCGACACTGCAATATTCCGGCTTGCATGGCAGGCAGCGAGCAGCCTCTCAAGCCGTCTACGCTCAGGTGACAAAGGAGCTGTTTCCTCGCACCCGCCTGACGGTAGGCGGGCGCTATACCTGGGAAAAGCGTAAACTGGACGGGTATTTTCTGTCGGCCAGTCTGGCGGGCGTTGTCACAACGACGCCAGTGCCCGACCAAAAGACAAGTTTCAAGAAGCCAACCTGGAGAGTGGCCCTGGAGCACGACTTCGCTGACGATGTGCTCGGCTATCTCAGCTATAACCGAGGCTTCAAGAGCGGTGTCTATAATATTCTCAGCCTGACGGGCGCGCCGGTCAGGCCGGAAATAGTTGACGCATATGAGGCGGGCCTCAAGACAACCTTCTTGGATCGAAAGGTCCGATTGAATGTCGCCGCTTTTCGTTACGGGTTTCAGGACATCCAGCTAGGTTCGTTCGCGCTTGCCGGCTCCATTTCCCTGCGAAACGCTGCTCGGGCCGAGATCTATGGCATTGATGTCGATTTCGAGGTTGCCCCGACCTCCAGGTTACGGTTGTCCGGATCGGCCGAGTGGCTGCACGCTCGGTTCACGTCATTTCCGGGAGCACCTGCCGCTGTGCCTCTCCCCACTGGAGGCAACAGTACGGCCAATATCGATGCGTCGGGCAACCATATGATACGTGCGCCAAGCTTTACCGCTAACGCTGCCGTTAACTACACGGTGCCGGTGGGCGACGGTGAGATCGACTTTAATTTGAACTATACGTATTCTTCGAAAAGCTACCAAGAATTTGATGAATATCTGTTCGTGCCTGAGCTTAGTCTGGTAAACGCCCAGATAGCTTGGCAAATAAATGACATGTATAAAATCTCCATATGGGGTAGAAACTTGACCAACAAGTTCTATTACTATAACATGAGTGCGGTTAATCTCGCATCGACGGGCTCTGCTGCCGACCCAAGAACCTACGGAGTAAATTTTGAGGTCCGGTTCTGATCCCGAGTTTTTCTGAGATCGGATTGGTATTGCCTGGCATGTTTCGCTTGAACCACTGTGCAGAGGCGTCGAGTCGTTGACAGCGATAACTGAATCCTTGTCTATCGGGGAGCGTCTGGACCGCGTGGCGCCCGGACGCTACCTCCTCAAATGGACACTTTTTGTACGATTTGCGTTGTTCTGGGATTTCTTCGACCTATCCATGGCCGGAGTACTTTTGGGCCTTTGGCTGCATTCAGGGGCTTCGAGTGCCGGCCTCAACGCCGCTTTCATATCGGTAACTGCCCTCGGCATGCTCGTCGGAAACATAGCGGCAGCGGCCTTCGTCGACCGGGTGGGGCGTAAGACCACGCTTCTATGGGCCTTATCGCTCGTAGCAGTCTCCTCGCTGCTGTCGGCAATCCTGCCTTTTTCCATGGCGGCGCTGATCGCGCTTCGATTTGTCTGCGGTCTTGGCATGGGCTCGATGCCGGTTCCGGCAACATTGCTCCTGGTTGAAGTCACCCCCGCCACGGCGCGTGCATCGTGGACCTTCTGGTCAAGCCTGGTTGGTCAGGCCGGTCTGTTTGCGTCCGCTGTCGCCGCGTACCTGCTCTTGCCAACGTACAGCTGGCGCTGGATGTTCGCGATACCCGGCATATCGTGTTTGCTTCTCCTCATATTAAGTCGCGCAATGCCGGAGTCGCCGCGCTGGTTAGCCGGGAAGGGCCGTGATGCTGAGGCCGATGCCATTGTAACGAAGTTCGAAGGCGATAAGCGGGGTGTGATATCAAGTGATCGGCAAACGGTGCTTGCCCCACCAGCCATCGTGGACGATTCCAATCCACCACGCTTTAAATACGCGAAGAGGCTCGTCGTAGCTTGCCTGATCCTGATCGCTGCCAATGCGGGCACATATTTATTCATGCAATGGCTGCCGACCATACTCCTTGCTGCACAGATCGATCTGTCCAACAGTCTGATTTACAACCTTGTAATAGTGAGCGGAACACTATTGGCAGGCATTGCAGGTGGGTTGATCGGCGACCGCGTCGGCAGGCGAAAGATGATAATAATTTCGTCTATCCTCGGCTTCTGTTCGGCGGCTTCTTTTATCTCGTTGATAAACTATTCCTCGGCTTTAGGAATGGGCGCCGGTTTTTTCCTGCTTGCAATTCTCACCTACCTCGGCACGGTGGGCTTCCTCTACACCAGCGAGATATTCCCAACTCGTATTCGAGGCGCCTGTCTGGGAGTTGCCACCTCAACCTTCCGGGTGTGTAATGTTGTTCTGCCTTTGGTCGTTGTTGCGTTGACGCCCATCGGCATCGGCTACGCAGTTACAGGGACGATAGCCGTCCTGCTCGTCGCCGTAGCATTCGCGGCATCCACGATACGTATAGAAACCGCTGGCATTCCGCTGGATACCCACGCCCGCTAGCAATTGTGCGAAAGGAAGCTGTTATGATGAATCTGTTCGCCGTGCTCACTAATACGGGGTTTCACCTCGCCGGATGGCGCCATCCATCCGCGTGGACTGACACTATGATGAACCTCGAACAGTACATCGAGTTCGCACAGAAGGCCGAAGCAGCTAAGCTGGACGCCGTCTTTCTCGCCGATGGGAATGGAGTGCGTGATCTTGATCAACCCGAGATTTACAAGGCCCTTCGCGTGGACGGACGACCGTCCGTCTTCGAGCCGCTGACGCTGTTCAGCGCACTTTCACAGCATACAAGTCGGATTGGTTTCGTGGCGACCGCCGTTACCTCTTTCGATCAACCCTATTTTGTTGCGCGTCGATTTGCCTCGCTGGACCATCTCACCGGCGGGCGGGCTGGCTGGAACATCGTCACGGGCTCCTACGAAGATGATGCGCTGAATTTCAATCGCGACGCACACGAGGAAAAGGAACTTCGTTATGAGCGCGCGCACGAATTCGTCGATGTTTGTGTGGGGTTGTGGAGCGGTTGGAAGGAGAATGCGTTCCCGGAGGACAAGGCTACCGGTGTCTACGCCGATCCCGAAAAAGTGAGTTCACTAAATCACAAGGGTCGTTTCTACCAGGTTCGCGGTCCCCTCAACATCATGACGCCCCCACAGGGGCGGCCGTTGCTGGTGCATGCTGGTCAGTCCGAAGGGGGACGGGACCTCGCGGCTCGATATGCAGACGCCATCTTTGCGGCAGTGCGTACGAAGGCCGCCAGTAAGGAACTGCGGGCCGACATCCTAGAGCGCGCCCGGCGTTTCGGCCGCGATCCCAAGGAAATCAAGTTTCTGCCGGGAATGACGCCTTATCACGGCAGCTCAAAGAAAAATGCGGAGGCTAGAATCGCAGGTCTTTCAGAGCTCATTCCGCCGGCAGTTGGAATCCAGCACCTGGTTCACTCCGTGAAGCATCCGTTTACCGTAGAGGACCTCGATAAGCCAATGCCGCTGTTGGAGGCTGACGTTATCGGTGCCGGGTCACCTCGTAAATTGGTGAACGAATATGTGCGCGCAGACGCAGTAACTGTCCGTCAAGCCTATCAGCGCCTGATTCCCGGCCTCGGCCTGCCGATCTTCGCCGGGACGGCTACGGATATCGCTGACGAGATGGAGGACTGGTACCGGGACGGTGCTTGTGACGGCTTCATGGTCGGTCTCCCGGTCGTGCCGATAGACCTCGATTCGTTCACACAAGAAGTTGTTCCTGAGCTCCAGCGGCGCGGACTTTTTCGCCGTGAGTACAGCGACGGCACTCTCAGGGACGTGATGGGATATCCAAAAGCATCTTGATGTCCTTTCAACGACATTGCTGAGTAATCAGGATGGAAAAGCGTGAGAGAGTTGGTTCGCAATGAGACATGACGATCATTTCGATGACGCTACCCAAGTCATTGTGTCGACGCGTTCAAGACAAGAGCCTTTGACAGCTCTCCCGCCCGTCTATCATGCATCGACAATATTCTTTGAGAATATTGATCTGTACGAAGAAGCCGTAAAATCGGTCGTATCCGGAGAACCTGACCGATACGCGTACGGAACTGCGGGCACTCCAACAACCGCCCAGCTAGCTCAAGTGATTAGCGAGGTGGAGGGCAGAGGGCATGATTGCCGCACCGCCCTCGTGCCATCTGGTAAACATGCAATAATAGCAGTATTTCTTTCATTTCTTTCTAGCGGCGACCATGTTCTGATATCTGACTCCGTATACGGTCCCGCACGGATATTTGCCGAAGAAGAGCTGACCCGTTTTGGAATAGAGGTAGAATTCTTCGACCCGCTTATTGATGCCGATAGTCTATCTGAAAGATTCCGGTCGTCTACCAGGATGATATACCTGGAGAGCCCGGGAACGATGACATTCGATGTTATCGACGTTCCGGCAATTTCTGCAATTGCGCGCCAAAATAATATTTTGGTAGCGGCTGACAATGCTTGGGGATCCCCGTTTTTTGGAAAGCCGTTCGAT contains the following coding sequences:
- a CDS encoding LLM class flavin-dependent oxidoreductase, which gives rise to MMNLFAVLTNTGFHLAGWRHPSAWTDTMMNLEQYIEFAQKAEAAKLDAVFLADGNGVRDLDQPEIYKALRVDGRPSVFEPLTLFSALSQHTSRIGFVATAVTSFDQPYFVARRFASLDHLTGGRAGWNIVTGSYEDDALNFNRDAHEEKELRYERAHEFVDVCVGLWSGWKENAFPEDKATGVYADPEKVSSLNHKGRFYQVRGPLNIMTPPQGRPLLVHAGQSEGGRDLAARYADAIFAAVRTKAASKELRADILERARRFGRDPKEIKFLPGMTPYHGSSKKNAEARIAGLSELIPPAVGIQHLVHSVKHPFTVEDLDKPMPLLEADVIGAGSPRKLVNEYVRADAVTVRQAYQRLIPGLGLPIFAGTATDIADEMEDWYRDGACDGFMVGLPVVPIDLDSFTQEVVPELQRRGLFRREYSDGTLRDVMGYPKAS
- a CDS encoding trans-sulfuration enzyme family protein; protein product: MRHDDHFDDATQVIVSTRSRQEPLTALPPVYHASTIFFENIDLYEEAVKSVVSGEPDRYAYGTAGTPTTAQLAQVISEVEGRGHDCRTALVPSGKHAIIAVFLSFLSSGDHVLISDSVYGPARIFAEEELTRFGIEVEFFDPLIDADSLSERFRSSTRMIYLESPGTMTFDVIDVPAISAIARQNNILVAADNAWGSPFFGKPFDWGVDISILPLTKFWNGHSDLVMGAIVVRTQHWDPLWRYIQRTSPSVTSQDAYLVLRGVRTAAVRLKQHEATGMLLAHWLESQEEVANVLPCLSA